The Mytilus trossulus isolate FHL-02 chromosome 13, PNRI_Mtr1.1.1.hap1, whole genome shotgun sequence genome has a segment encoding these proteins:
- the LOC134695390 gene encoding N(6)-adenine-specific methyltransferase METTL4-like has translation MYQNVYGWILDHWKLTADSFKDVDSGDSTVTNFSYKKDMFEINSQFIMDSQFESKIRVQERDEDTFVNRKKRKRKRKSDLNEGEIKAKTYHDKIIEVIVRAYKSLLDGSKDMKLFRDLGKSLDNNVAARKIAANSGPGDKLRELCYTDINDLDIETVTLKSHGVYDDLCNKLVKNCSNSPIKVKIKDDFYLLPAECSFIMGDTVNLKYFSTILGRNEFDFILLDPPWENKSVKRKKQYWTLNNEELFKIPVPELSAPGCVIGVWVTNKMKHKDFVIQELFPFWNVDFITTWYWIKVTKTGSTVLDIMSEHKKPYEILILGKCKHTEMKDVSDEKIDSNTEEEHTKNDICKNMKCKENLSEKISSKSLDGICNERTILPASFNNHDIPLDGTMMSVAGEDRSILPAPLNNYNPPLEMTMMSVPSSIHSMKIPLQDIMKPYLPETPNCLEIFARNLTPGWCCYGNEVFKHQHMDYFEVFTKDSRIPLDSDVK, from the coding sequence ATGTACCAGAATGTGTATGGCTGGATACTTGATCATTGGAAGCTTACTGCAGACTCTTTTAAAGATGTTGATTCTGGAGACAGCACTGTGACAAATTTTTCATACAAAAAGGACATGTTTGAAATTAATAGTCAATTTATCATGGATAGCCAGTTTGAAAGTAAAATCAGGGTACAGGAAAGGGATGAAGATACATTTGTCAATcgtaaaaagagaaaaagaaaaagaaaatctgATTTAAATGAAGGAGAAATTAAAGCTAAAACATATCATGATAAAATTATAGAAGTTATTGTACGTGCCTATAAATCTTTACTCGATGGTTCCAAAGATATGAAGCTTTTTAGAGATCTTGGTAAATCATTAGATAATAATGTTGCTGCAAGAAAGATTGCTGCCAACTCTGGACCAGGAGACAAACTGAGGGAATTGTGTTATACTGATATCAACGACCTTGACATTGAAACTGTGACTTTAAAATCTCATGGTGTTTATGATGATTTGTGTAATAAACTTGTGAAAAATTGCAGCAACTCTCccataaaagttaaaattaaggATGACTTTTATCTTTTACCTGCTGAATGTTCTTTTATTATGGGTGACACTGttaatttaaaatacttttcTACAATTTTAGGcagaaatgaatttgattttattttacttgaTCCACCGTGGGAGAATAAGTCTgttaaaagaaagaaacaatATTGGACATTGAATAATgaagaattatttaaaatccCAGTTCCTGAGTTATCTGCCCCTGGTTGTGTTATTGGTGTGTGGgttacaaacaaaatgaaacataaGGATTTTGTTATAcaagagttattccccttttgGAATGtagattttataacaacatgGTATTGGATTAAAGTCACAAAGACTGGCAGTACAGTATTAGACATAATGTCCGAACATAAAAAACCATATGAAATTCTTATATTAGGAAAATGTAAACACACAGAAATGAAGGATGTATCCGATGAAAAGATAGACTCTAACACAGAAGAAGAACATACGAAAAAtgacatttgtaaaaatatgaaatgcaaAGAAAACTTAAGTGAAAAGATAAGTTCTAAATCTTTAGATGGCATTTGTAATGAGAGAACTATTTTACCTGCTTCGTTTAACAACCATGATATACCGTTAGATGGGACAATGATGAGTGTGGCTGGTGAAGACAGATCCATCTTACCTGCTCCGTTAAACAATTATAATCCTCCGTTAGAGATGACAATGATGAGTGTACCTAGTAGTATTCATTCTATGAAAATTCCATTACAAGATATCATGAAACCTTATCTTCCAGAAACTCCAAATTGTTTGGAAATATTTGCCAGAAACTTGACGCCAGGTTGGTGTTGCTATGGTAATGAGGTGTTTAAACATCAGCATATGgattattttgaagtttttaccaAAGATTCTAGAATTCCATTAGACTCggatgtaaaataa